From Pirellulales bacterium:
GTATTTGGCGATCCCGCCGTGATCGTCGTGCCCGGCGTGGTCGTGGTGCGTGGCTGCGTGTGACATAAGTTCAAAACAGGTACAACAGGGGAAACAAGAAAATCCAGACGAGATCGACAAAGTGCCAATAGAGGCCGATGTTTTCGATCGCCCCGGCCCAGGCGGCGTCGAGCAGCTTCGTGGCCAGAATGCCGAACACGATCAGCCCGATCAGCACGTGCAGGGCGTGAAAGCCGGTGAGCAGAAAGTAGGTGCTGGCCCACATGTTGCCGCCGGGAATCACCACCGGCATCTTCAGCCAGGAATGCTCTTCGTTCATGCCGCCGGCGTGCGGCGCGCTTTCGTCGACCGGCATCGGCATGATTTCGGCCGCCACCAAGGCCAGCTTGTGCTCGTCGGCCGAAATGGTCTCGTTTTGCAATCGTTCCAGCAAGGCGATGTCTTCGCTGTGCTTGGCCGCCTCGTCCGGGTCGGCCTTGATCTCGGTCAAGAGCGCGGTGGCGCGTGCCCGTACCGCCGAGCCGAAATAAATATCGGGCTTCTCATAGACGCGGCTGCGGGGATACCACGGGTAGATGCCGTGGGCGAACTTGGCGTTGTATTCGTACATCTTCACGCCCAAAAAGACGCCGCCTAATGCCAGCGTGACGACGATCCAAAACTTGGCGTTGGCGGCGTTGTTCGTTTTGGCCGCTTCCAGGGCCAACACCACGCTGACGCTGGAGCAGATCAACACGAAGGTGTTGAACGCGCCGATCGGCTCGCTGAGGTGGACTTCGTGCGTGGCCGGCCACACCGGCGCCCCGAAGCGGATGACGATGTACAC
This genomic window contains:
- a CDS encoding heme-copper oxidase subunit III — protein: MAIAAPTHDLHAGGHYGHPPKLEYHPGLPISNGKLFMWLFLSTEIMFFAALIGVYIVIRFGAPVWPATHEVHLSEPIGAFNTFVLICSSVSVVLALEAAKTNNAANAKFWIVVTLALGGVFLGVKMYEYNAKFAHGIYPWYPRSRVYEKPDIYFGSAVRARATALLTEIKADPDEAAKHSEDIALLERLQNETISADEHKLALVAAEIMPMPVDESAPHAGGMNEEHSWLKMPVVIPGGNMWASTYFLLTGFHALHVLIGLIVFGILATKLLDAAWAGAIENIGLYWHFVDLVWIFLFPLLYLF